The Triticum aestivum cultivar Chinese Spring chromosome 7B, IWGSC CS RefSeq v2.1, whole genome shotgun sequence genome window below encodes:
- the LOC123162010 gene encoding myb family transcription factor IPN2: protein MFPAAAAASSKKPGVSPSSVHDRAAAAACDSGLVLTTDPKPRLRWTVELHDRFVDAVAQLGGPDKATPKTIMRVMGVKGLTLYHLKSHLQKFRLGKQHKEFGDHSVKDAMEMQRNAASSSSGMMGRSMNDRSTHMNESLRMQMEVQRRLHEQLEVQKHLQMRVEAQGKYMQSILEKAYQTLASSDCATWPAAAGYRSLGGSQAPALDLGGSMSFQDLTLYGGSSSHLDLQQHMEMRPTMAMDSFLAFNESCIGSATVRSCSTGKSPMMWGNGDDEQAKSGGSADELLQMAPSCMMEAGGGSGGSMDPIMSLSGDSLGSKGFDGPIISSKLEMRSSPQQVGSERNLSYG, encoded by the exons ATGTTCCCGGCTGCTGCAGCTGCTTCCTCCAAGAAGCCCGGCGTGAGCCCGTCGTCAGTTCACgatcgggccgccgccgccgcgtgcgACTCCGGCCTCGTCCTCACCACCGACCCCAAGCCCCGCCTCCGGTGGACGGTCGAGCTCCACGACCGTTTCGTCGATGCCGTCGCGCAGCTCGGAGGCCCGGACA AGGCAACTCCGAAGACTATTATGAGGGTTATGGGAGTCAAGGGGCTCACGCTTTACCATCTCAAGAGTCATCTTCAG AAATTCAGGCTAGGGAAGCAGCACAAGGAGTTCGGTGATCACTCGGTCAAGGATG CAATGGAGATGCAACGGAATGCAGCCTCTTCGTCTTCGGGTATGATGGGAAGAAGCATGAACGA CCGCAGCACACACATGAACGAGTCACTAAGGATGCAGATGGAGGTCCAAAGAAGGCTCCATGAGCAGCTGGAG GTGCAGAAGCACCTCCAGATGAGAGTGGAGGCCCAGGGGAAGTACATGCAGTCCATACTGGAGAAAGCCTACCAAACCCTCGCGTCCAGCGATTGCGCCACGTGGCCCGCCGCCGCCGGGTACAGATCTCTAGGCGGCAGCCAGGCGCCGGCCCTTGACCTCGGCGGCTCTATGAGCTTCCAGGACCTCACACTGTACGGAGGGTCGTCGAGCCATCTGGACCTGCAGCAGCACATGGAGATGAGGCCGACCATGGCCATGGACAGCTTCTTGGCGTTCAACGAGAGCTGCATTGGATCAGCAACAGTCAGGAGCTGCTCCACCGGGAAGAGCCCGATGATGTGGGGCAATGGCGATGATGAGCAGGCCAAGAGTGGCGGCAGCGCCGACGAGCTTCTCCAGATGGCGCCGTCGTGCATGATGGAGgcgggtggcggcagcggcggctcaaTGGATCCGATCATGTCATTGTCCGGCGACTCCTTGGGCAGTAAGGGCTTCGACGGCCCAATCATCAGCTCCAAGCTTGAGATGAGGTCGTCTCCACAGCAAGTAGGAAGTGAGAGGAACTTGTCCTACGGGTAA